A stretch of the Chanos chanos chromosome 1, fChaCha1.1, whole genome shotgun sequence genome encodes the following:
- the myct1b gene encoding myc target protein 1 homolog codes for MAVNETNAILEILKTYDFEELILAFCLSILVGLLLGILVFILLTWMSRQRASLRITRRSKQASRTKNSNNSLNLGLYRSNGFSRNSDSLGSPVLNLHRQTSIDPADPLGRTPSFQASTFRPLHKNNKTKSDENDDGNKRSSPSNVNMAMDPFDSVPAESFWLGKGSLRGFLPKQTPPPAYDSVIHMFQETST; via the exons ATGGCTGTTAATGAGACAAATGCCATCCTGGAGATACTAAAGACATATGATTTTG AGGAACTGATTCTGGCCTTCTGTTTATCAATTCTTGTTGGTCTTCTGCTTGGAATCTTGGTCTTCATTCTCCTAACATGGATGTCCAGACAGAGAGCCTCTCTAAGGATAACCAGACGTTCAAAACAAGCGTCTAGAACAAAGAACTCAAACAATTCCCTGAATTTAGGCCTCTACAGAAGCAATGGCTTCAGCCGAAACAGTGACAGCCTGGGAAGTCCCGTCTTAAACCTTCACAGACAGACCTCTATAGATCCTGCTGATCCACTGGGCCGAACCCCAAGTTTCCAAGCTTCCACTTTTCGCCCGCTGCATAAGAACAATAAGACGAAAAGCGATGAAAATGATGATGGAAACAAAAGGTCTTCACCCAGTAATGTCAATATGGCAATGGATCCCTTTGATTCAGTGCCAGCAGAGTCCTTCTGGCTGGGAAAAGGCAGTCTAAGAGGATTTCTTCCGAAACAAACCCCACCGCCTGCATACGACAGCGTGATTCACATGTTCCAGGAGACATCGACCTGA